The following are from one region of the Sandaracinus amylolyticus genome:
- a CDS encoding DNA recombination/repair protein RecA has protein sequence MVEAAGAQIAQLALALDHEEQLPLDGSSPDDASAREARTTQALAAASSSLRRVRLLRARTALAPERPASAPWFPPGRIVELCSGPNSAQTSAAVMVLREAQREGDPVAWIMPRGAGLFPPDLAAAGVDLDALVVVHVPPDDAAAAPRAAELVLRTGAFGAVVLDLGSAMLPRGTAWQGRLLGLAREHTCRVVVLSPHGRSRASLGPLVSLRFDVRRARFGPGRFGVVASALKDKSGLLASHETRSACLAPVGAR, from the coding sequence GTGGTCGAGGCCGCGGGCGCGCAGATCGCTCAGCTCGCGCTGGCCCTCGATCACGAGGAGCAGCTCCCTCTCGATGGGAGCTCGCCCGACGATGCGAGCGCGCGAGAGGCGCGCACCACGCAGGCGCTCGCCGCCGCGTCGTCGTCGCTGCGGCGTGTTCGTCTGCTCCGTGCGCGCACCGCGCTCGCGCCCGAGCGTCCCGCGAGCGCGCCCTGGTTCCCGCCGGGGCGCATCGTCGAGCTGTGCTCGGGGCCGAACAGCGCGCAGACCAGCGCGGCGGTCATGGTCCTGCGCGAGGCGCAGCGCGAGGGCGATCCCGTCGCGTGGATCATGCCGCGCGGGGCAGGGCTCTTCCCGCCCGATCTCGCGGCCGCGGGCGTCGACCTCGACGCGCTCGTGGTGGTGCACGTGCCGCCCGACGACGCCGCCGCAGCGCCGCGCGCGGCGGAGCTCGTGCTGCGCACCGGCGCGTTCGGCGCGGTGGTGCTCGATCTCGGCTCGGCGATGCTCCCGCGTGGCACCGCATGGCAGGGCCGCCTGCTCGGCCTCGCGCGCGAGCACACGTGCCGCGTCGTCGTGCTCTCGCCGCACGGACGCTCGCGCGCGTCGCTCGGCCCGCTGGTGTCGCTGCGCTTCGACGTGCGGCGCGCGCGCTTCGGTCCCGGCCGTTTCGGCGTCGTCGCGAGCGCGCTGAAGGACAAGAGCGGGCTGCTCGCGTCGCACGAGACACGCAGCGCCTGTCTCGCACCGGTCGGCGCACGCTGA
- a CDS encoding Y-family DNA polymerase: MSRIACLDVPALPLQVLRRDRPEWTGLPLAVVADDRPQAPVLWTSQSAQRLGIRVGMRYASALGISRELRAAPVSEARIAEVRAELVGAMHRYSPRVEPDDERPGVIWIDPEGMVSLFGSLERWAQSLWGELGAHDLFGAVVVGFQRMRAWAVARTVRDARVIADAETEHRLAGRVSIVRLDLPPELESALAVLGVATLDDFLALPPGELSVRFGPSASRLHALFSGAMREPMSPVVATQPIAIEAELDPPDDDASRLLFCVKGALHALHRALEQRSLALAALDLTLMMEGGAAPHREVLRPARASRDATSVLELVRLRLDAISLPERVERIRLEAEPAPLEGTQLSLAPGTRRRDPDAATRGIARLRAAFGDDAVTRARLEDAWLPEHQFRWEPVRTIGVPRRASDDDPRDPPLVRRLMPSPQPLPSDDAGRPVCIPPITEMSGPYRLQSGWWAHGVVRDYWYAERADGALLWMYRDAALDRWFVQGRID; the protein is encoded by the coding sequence ATGTCCCGGATCGCATGCCTCGACGTGCCCGCGTTGCCCCTCCAGGTGCTGCGACGCGATCGCCCCGAATGGACGGGGCTGCCGCTCGCGGTCGTCGCCGACGATCGACCGCAGGCGCCGGTGCTGTGGACCTCGCAGAGCGCGCAGCGCCTCGGGATCCGCGTCGGCATGCGCTACGCGTCGGCGCTCGGCATCTCGCGCGAGCTGCGCGCCGCGCCGGTGTCCGAGGCGCGCATCGCCGAGGTGCGCGCCGAGCTCGTGGGCGCGATGCATCGCTACTCGCCGCGCGTCGAGCCCGACGACGAGCGCCCCGGCGTCATCTGGATCGATCCCGAGGGGATGGTCTCGCTCTTCGGCTCGCTCGAGCGCTGGGCCCAGTCGCTCTGGGGCGAGCTCGGCGCCCACGATCTCTTCGGCGCGGTGGTGGTCGGCTTCCAGCGCATGCGTGCCTGGGCGGTCGCGCGCACCGTGCGCGACGCCCGGGTGATCGCCGACGCGGAGACCGAGCACCGGCTCGCCGGTCGGGTGTCGATCGTGCGCCTCGATCTCCCGCCCGAGCTCGAGAGCGCGCTCGCGGTGCTCGGTGTCGCGACGCTCGACGACTTCCTCGCGCTGCCTCCGGGGGAGCTCTCGGTGCGCTTCGGGCCGAGCGCGTCGCGCCTGCACGCGCTCTTCTCGGGCGCGATGCGCGAGCCGATGTCGCCGGTCGTCGCGACCCAGCCGATCGCGATCGAGGCCGAGCTCGACCCGCCCGACGACGACGCGTCGCGCCTGCTCTTCTGCGTGAAGGGCGCGCTCCACGCGCTGCACCGCGCGCTCGAGCAGCGCTCGCTCGCGCTCGCCGCGCTCGACCTCACGCTGATGATGGAGGGCGGGGCCGCGCCGCACCGCGAGGTGCTGCGTCCGGCGCGCGCGAGCCGCGACGCGACCTCGGTGCTCGAGCTGGTGCGCCTGCGCCTCGACGCGATCTCGCTGCCCGAGCGCGTCGAGCGCATCCGCCTCGAGGCCGAGCCCGCACCGCTCGAGGGCACGCAGCTCTCGCTCGCCCCGGGCACGCGCCGTCGCGACCCCGACGCGGCGACGCGCGGCATCGCGCGGCTGCGCGCGGCGTTCGGCGACGACGCGGTCACACGCGCGCGCCTCGAGGACGCGTGGCTGCCCGAGCACCAGTTCCGCTGGGAGCCGGTGCGCACGATCGGCGTTCCGCGCCGCGCGTCCGACGACGATCCGCGCGATCCGCCGCTGGTGCGTCGTCTGATGCCGAGCCCGCAGCCGCTCCCGAGCGACGACGCGGGACGTCCGGTGTGCATCCCGCCGATCACGGAGATGAGCGGCCCGTATCGCCTGCAGTCGGGCTGGTGGGCGCACGGGGTGGTGCGCGACTACTGGTACGCCGAGCGCGCCGACGGCGCGCTGCTCTGGATGTATCGCGATGCGGCTCTGGATCGGTGGTTCGTCCAAGGGAGGATCGACTGA
- a CDS encoding transposase has protein sequence MGKRTYRTVEIQHVDASKLASALGASCIVAIDLAKTKMFAGFASAAGRCVEIVRFEHPKQTRLFLELLCRLRELGVALEVAMEPTGVYGDALRYQLTLREIPVFRVDAKKVHDAAELLDGVPSLHDAKACTLLAHLHAQGISKRWKERSAVQRAMRSLIDERDLYARPFETAYGRLEALVARHWPELSQHLDMDAAWHLHLLCEMPGPAEVRARRGDAVELLRRVSRAALSFERIEQIVGCAVGSLGESMHDQERSFLRSLARHMLSLREHIRDVDKRIEAELANHRELHSMRAAFGAVTTAALVADLGNPADYESSASFEKAMGLNLRVQSSGNNAGQHTIHITKRGPGRARRYLFLAALRFVQSDPVAREWYRARKGYRAEIKLKAVVALMRKLARAMVHVARGAPFDATKLFDTRSMTAVTASPSRDAGQSSLVGS, from the coding sequence GTGGGCAAGCGTACCTATCGAACCGTCGAGATCCAACACGTCGACGCGAGCAAGCTCGCCAGTGCGCTCGGAGCGAGCTGCATCGTCGCGATCGACCTCGCGAAGACGAAGATGTTCGCTGGCTTCGCGAGCGCAGCGGGTCGCTGCGTCGAGATCGTGCGCTTCGAGCATCCGAAGCAGACGCGACTGTTCCTCGAGCTGCTCTGCCGTCTCCGCGAGCTCGGCGTCGCGCTCGAGGTCGCGATGGAGCCGACGGGCGTCTACGGCGACGCGCTCCGCTACCAGCTCACGCTGCGCGAGATTCCCGTGTTCCGCGTGGACGCCAAGAAGGTCCACGATGCAGCCGAGCTGCTCGACGGAGTGCCGAGCCTGCACGACGCCAAGGCGTGCACGCTGCTCGCGCATCTCCACGCGCAAGGCATCTCGAAGCGCTGGAAAGAGCGGAGCGCAGTCCAGAGGGCGATGCGCAGTCTGATCGACGAGCGCGACCTCTACGCTCGACCTTTCGAGACCGCGTACGGACGGCTCGAAGCGCTCGTCGCGCGTCACTGGCCCGAGCTCTCCCAGCACCTCGACATGGACGCCGCGTGGCACCTGCACTTGCTCTGCGAGATGCCCGGGCCTGCCGAGGTCCGCGCCAGACGCGGCGATGCGGTCGAGCTGCTCCGACGCGTCTCGCGCGCGGCGCTCTCCTTCGAGCGCATCGAGCAGATCGTCGGCTGCGCCGTCGGCTCGCTCGGCGAGTCGATGCACGATCAGGAGCGCTCGTTCCTTCGCTCGCTCGCACGTCACATGCTCTCGTTGCGCGAGCACATCCGCGATGTCGACAAGCGCATCGAAGCCGAGCTCGCCAATCATCGCGAGCTCCACTCGATGCGCGCCGCGTTCGGTGCCGTCACGACCGCTGCGCTCGTCGCCGACCTCGGCAATCCCGCCGACTACGAATCGTCCGCGTCCTTCGAGAAGGCGATGGGCCTCAACCTCAGGGTCCAGAGCAGCGGCAACAACGCCGGGCAGCACACGATCCACATCACGAAACGCGGCCCCGGACGGGCGCGTAGGTATCTCTTCCTCGCGGCGCTGCGCTTCGTGCAGAGCGACCCCGTCGCGCGTGAGTGGTACCGAGCGCGAAAGGGCTACCGCGCCGAGATCAAGCTCAAGGCAGTCGTCGCGCTGATGCGGAAGCTCGCGCGCGCGATGGTGCACGTCGCGCGAGGAGCGCCCTTCGATGCGACCAAGCTCTTCGACACACGATCGATGACCGCCGTGACCGCGTCGCCTTCACGCGACGCGGGCCAATCTTCGCTCGTCGGCTCCTGA
- a CDS encoding alanine:cation symporter family protein — translation MQAVFSARDALWTWAVPVVLALVGLVLTVVLRAPQLLRLREGFRAALAQDPRVEGSMPPGTSVLLGTAATWGAAAAVSAATAVALGGPGAIAWLWLFGLLIAPLRYAEVVLARTAPPGKAGQDAHGSLATRLANDSAPALRALGLALVVLVPLAAFAFVGGAHGGAASDAAGQLLPGSETYVGIAVAIVAALAVLPALGRPATMPAQASAVIGWLALAALAALFGVAFAALLQDPARGLGAIPRALDDVFSGAENVGAFSGAMVGEIAGAALIHVLPPLAATTGVDGAIHAAARAPTTRGQAAAALFGPLIHVVLATMLACAFVATGAFHRRVEGSRALDEITFWRSGFDTVSQRRETDRTFTGTLRVIDGGVLARPLELATERGMITDPRYVGEDGQPGDFALRITDGRITALLVPDDDGTLRQVELARTSRIRVEGTMLPRGGTLVASAMMRGGGDVASRIALTALLLLAALGAAGWGVAAARSVPRALAVPAAFLPALGLLLAATGVAPWLAPVGSIVGALLGLVAAIGVVAKVRELRA, via the coding sequence ATGCAGGCCGTCTTCAGCGCCCGTGACGCTCTCTGGACCTGGGCCGTGCCCGTGGTCCTCGCGCTCGTGGGGCTCGTGCTCACCGTCGTCCTCCGCGCGCCCCAGCTGCTGCGCCTGCGCGAGGGCTTCCGCGCCGCGCTCGCGCAGGATCCGCGCGTCGAGGGCTCGATGCCGCCCGGCACGTCGGTGCTGCTCGGTACCGCGGCCACCTGGGGCGCCGCCGCCGCCGTCTCCGCGGCGACCGCGGTCGCGCTCGGCGGGCCCGGCGCCATCGCGTGGCTCTGGCTCTTCGGGCTCCTGATCGCGCCGCTCCGCTACGCCGAGGTCGTGCTCGCGCGCACTGCGCCGCCCGGCAAGGCCGGACAGGACGCGCACGGCAGCCTCGCCACGCGCCTCGCGAACGACTCCGCGCCCGCGCTCCGCGCGCTCGGGCTCGCGCTCGTCGTGCTCGTGCCGCTCGCCGCGTTCGCGTTCGTCGGCGGCGCGCACGGCGGCGCCGCGAGCGATGCCGCGGGCCAGCTCCTGCCGGGCAGCGAGACCTACGTCGGCATCGCCGTCGCGATCGTCGCCGCGCTCGCCGTGCTCCCCGCGCTCGGTCGCCCCGCGACGATGCCCGCGCAGGCGTCGGCCGTGATCGGCTGGCTCGCGCTCGCCGCGCTCGCCGCGCTCTTCGGCGTCGCGTTCGCCGCGCTCCTCCAGGATCCGGCGCGCGGCCTCGGCGCGATCCCGCGCGCGCTCGACGACGTGTTCTCGGGCGCCGAGAACGTCGGCGCGTTCTCCGGCGCGATGGTCGGCGAGATCGCCGGCGCCGCGCTCATCCACGTGCTCCCGCCGCTCGCCGCCACCACCGGCGTCGACGGCGCGATCCACGCCGCCGCGCGCGCGCCGACCACCCGCGGTCAGGCCGCGGCCGCGCTCTTCGGCCCGCTGATCCACGTCGTGCTCGCGACCATGCTCGCCTGCGCGTTCGTCGCGACCGGCGCGTTCCATCGCCGCGTCGAGGGCTCGCGCGCGCTCGACGAGATCACGTTCTGGCGCTCCGGCTTCGACACCGTGAGCCAGCGCCGCGAGACCGATCGCACCTTCACCGGCACGCTGCGCGTGATCGACGGCGGCGTGCTCGCGCGCCCGCTCGAGCTCGCGACCGAGCGCGGCATGATCACCGACCCCCGCTACGTCGGCGAGGACGGTCAGCCCGGCGACTTCGCGCTGCGCATCACCGACGGCCGCATCACCGCGCTGCTCGTCCCCGACGACGACGGCACGCTGCGCCAGGTCGAGCTCGCGCGCACGAGCCGCATCCGCGTGGAAGGCACGATGCTCCCGCGCGGCGGCACCCTCGTCGCGTCGGCGATGATGCGCGGTGGAGGCGACGTCGCGTCGCGCATCGCGCTCACCGCGCTGCTCCTGCTCGCGGCGCTCGGTGCCGCAGGGTGGGGCGTCGCCGCGGCGCGCAGCGTCCCGCGCGCGCTCGCGGTGCCCGCGGCGTTCCTGCCCGCGCTCGGCCTGCTCCTCGCGGCGACCGGCGTCGCGCCCTGGCTCGCGCCGGTCGGCTCGATCGTCGGAGCGCTGCTCGGGCTCGTCGCGGCGATCGGCGTGGTCGCGAAGGTCCGCGAGCTACGCGCCTGA
- a CDS encoding FHA domain-containing protein: MYKLVIADDEGKTTVVPLVRDEITIGRKEGNTIRLTERNISRRHAKLRKANGSYLVEDLSSYNGVKVNGRRIGNEATLKAGDQISIGDYQLALQLDDGATIPDTTAPMAAPNGAAEPATAMLQSPAVAPGAPTLPAGGVGTPAIVVGPPARLVMTSQPAPGAEFALARPVTRIGRAEELDVWINHRSISREHAEVTNDGGAIRIKDLGSANGVRVNGRDVQQAELKPGDTLELGQVRFRFVGPGEQFVFDAAHTMQLEAASPDRAPSRAPIFVAAGIVGLAVVGAVVVAISGGQPASTTATPITEPVSPSVPAVHGDPSTSPALVAGPSPEERVAAAVAACVAARNGGNFDLALQRAGEALAILPSDARALDCQAGAQQDREESDAFARGVALRNQGNLEGAYLEFDALPPQSPFRTRPEVEQTMRDFADATLEQAQDQLTEDPEEALRLAHTVLNMAQLEPATRRAADAIARRARPRVAGRERPVTPPRDREPRDPRGTSGAVTGRDSGTSSSTTVTPTPTPESSGQTPLAAARACLARGDNQCAVRALEGRSRTTDEYRLLVETYRAMGNTGRMLDTMERYIQRFPSDPRTQQYRQILLQHGR; encoded by the coding sequence ATGTACAAACTCGTCATCGCCGACGACGAAGGTAAGACGACCGTCGTCCCGCTGGTTCGTGACGAGATCACGATCGGCCGCAAGGAAGGCAATACGATTCGCCTGACCGAGCGGAACATCTCGCGTCGTCACGCGAAGCTCCGTAAGGCCAACGGCTCGTACCTCGTCGAGGACCTTTCCTCCTACAACGGCGTCAAGGTCAACGGCCGTCGCATCGGGAACGAGGCGACGCTCAAGGCCGGCGATCAGATCTCGATCGGCGACTACCAGCTCGCCCTGCAGCTCGACGACGGGGCGACCATCCCCGACACGACTGCGCCGATGGCCGCGCCGAACGGGGCCGCCGAGCCCGCGACGGCGATGCTCCAGTCGCCCGCGGTCGCGCCCGGTGCTCCGACGCTCCCTGCGGGCGGCGTGGGCACCCCGGCGATCGTCGTCGGTCCGCCGGCTCGCCTGGTGATGACGTCGCAGCCCGCGCCCGGCGCGGAGTTCGCGCTCGCCCGCCCGGTCACACGGATCGGCCGCGCCGAAGAGCTCGACGTGTGGATCAACCACCGCTCGATCTCGCGCGAGCACGCCGAGGTCACGAACGACGGCGGCGCGATCCGCATCAAGGATCTCGGCAGCGCGAACGGCGTGCGCGTGAACGGGCGCGACGTGCAGCAGGCCGAGCTCAAGCCGGGCGACACGCTCGAGCTCGGGCAGGTGCGCTTCCGCTTCGTCGGCCCCGGCGAGCAGTTCGTCTTCGACGCCGCGCACACGATGCAGCTCGAGGCGGCCTCGCCCGATCGCGCGCCGAGCCGCGCGCCGATCTTCGTCGCGGCCGGCATCGTCGGCCTCGCGGTCGTGGGCGCGGTGGTGGTCGCGATCTCGGGCGGACAGCCCGCGTCGACCACCGCGACGCCGATCACCGAGCCGGTGAGCCCCAGCGTGCCCGCGGTGCACGGCGATCCCAGCACGAGCCCCGCGCTCGTCGCCGGCCCCTCGCCCGAGGAGCGCGTCGCCGCGGCGGTCGCCGCCTGCGTCGCCGCGCGCAACGGCGGCAACTTCGATCTCGCGCTCCAGCGCGCGGGCGAGGCGCTCGCGATCCTTCCTTCCGACGCGCGGGCCCTCGATTGTCAGGCGGGCGCGCAGCAGGATCGCGAGGAGTCCGACGCGTTCGCGCGCGGCGTCGCGCTGCGCAACCAGGGCAACCTTGAGGGCGCCTACCTCGAGTTCGACGCGCTCCCGCCCCAGAGCCCGTTCCGCACCCGGCCCGAGGTCGAGCAGACGATGCGCGACTTCGCCGACGCGACGCTCGAGCAGGCGCAGGACCAGCTCACCGAGGATCCCGAGGAAGCGCTGCGCCTCGCGCACACGGTCCTCAACATGGCCCAGCTCGAGCCCGCGACCCGTCGCGCCGCGGATGCGATCGCCCGTCGTGCCCGCCCGCGCGTCGCGGGCCGCGAGCGCCCCGTCACGCCGCCTCGTGATCGCGAGCCCCGCGATCCCCGAGGCACCAGCGGCGCGGTCACGGGTCGCGACTCCGGCACCTCGAGCAGCACCACCGTGACGCCGACGCCGACGCCCGAGTCGTCGGGCCAGACCCCGCTCGCCGCGGCGCGCGCATGTCTCGCGCGCGGCGACAACCAGTGCGCGGTGCGCGCGCTCGAGGGCCGCTCGCGCACGACCGACGAGTACCGACTGCTCGTCGAGACCTACCGCGCGATGGGCAACACGGGTCGCATGCTCGACACGATGGAGCGCTACATCCAGCGCTTCCCCAGCGATCCGCGCACCCAGCAGTACCGCCAGATCCTGCTGCAGCACGGCCGCTGA
- a CDS encoding OmpA family protein: MRRIARILGFATLIALAHAAVLAPSGTAEAQTGGRLTSGGMDLHLFRPAVDSKGLLYTNGTDILGHLAFSFGLIVDAGFGILPYNGFVNDTSTTAADADYCNGRGDLLCGRLVDALFHGTLHANLGLFNVLEVGIQLPLAVFGAGPNVTVPGFFNEGGTRSRSLDYQGIGPLSLHVKGRILRAERNGGFGIAALLQVEFPTGSPSEFVGDNNVVLWPIVALEWRPARVVRFGVNVGTRLQLGEGMPIVPAGGRTVPGGTNATMPMQVPGSATNVQYGPMLTYSLGVGIRLGDSPVELTADVYGASIFEAFATEGGTSLEAMGGLKIFVDRNSYLVLAGGGGIPVGGILQSDVRGMIGFVFEPSIGDRDGDGLRDDVDQCPDEPEDFDDFGDEDGCPDPDNDRDGILDVDDECPMVPEDRDGDSDDDGCPEGNEGDRDGDGILDADDQCPDDPEDRDGFQDEDGCPDPDNDQDGILDTDDLCPNDPEDRDGFQDADGCPDPDNDVDRILDRDDSCPNDPETYNGTEDDDGCPDRGTVVIEENSIIILEKIYFETDSAQIQSRSFPIIDAVAATLIGNPHITLVEIQGHADERGDDEYNLRLTSDRAAAVVEALVQRGVARDRLRSGGYGERCPVDPRHSAEAWEQNRRVEFKIIRTADGPTGVEVACPAGRDLIPH, encoded by the coding sequence ATGCGCCGGATCGCCCGGATCCTCGGCTTCGCCACGCTGATCGCGCTCGCCCACGCGGCCGTCCTCGCGCCCTCGGGCACCGCGGAAGCGCAGACCGGCGGACGGCTGACTTCCGGCGGCATGGACCTCCACCTGTTCCGTCCAGCCGTCGACTCGAAGGGCCTGCTGTACACGAACGGCACCGACATCCTCGGTCACCTCGCGTTCAGCTTCGGCCTCATCGTCGACGCCGGCTTCGGCATCCTGCCGTACAACGGCTTCGTCAACGACACGAGCACGACCGCCGCCGACGCCGACTACTGCAACGGCCGCGGCGATCTGCTCTGCGGACGCCTGGTCGACGCGCTCTTCCACGGCACGCTGCACGCGAACCTCGGCCTCTTCAACGTGCTCGAGGTCGGCATCCAGCTGCCGCTCGCGGTCTTCGGCGCGGGCCCGAACGTCACGGTGCCCGGCTTCTTCAACGAAGGCGGCACCCGCTCCCGTTCGCTCGATTACCAAGGGATCGGGCCGCTCTCGCTCCACGTGAAGGGCCGCATCCTGCGCGCCGAGCGCAACGGCGGCTTCGGCATCGCCGCGCTGCTCCAGGTCGAGTTCCCGACCGGCAGCCCGAGCGAGTTCGTCGGCGACAACAACGTCGTGCTCTGGCCGATCGTCGCGCTCGAGTGGCGACCGGCGCGCGTCGTGCGCTTCGGCGTCAACGTCGGTACGCGCCTGCAGCTCGGCGAAGGCATGCCGATCGTGCCCGCGGGCGGTCGCACCGTGCCGGGCGGCACCAACGCGACGATGCCGATGCAGGTGCCCGGCTCCGCGACGAACGTCCAGTACGGCCCGATGCTCACCTACTCGCTCGGCGTCGGCATCCGCCTCGGCGACTCGCCGGTCGAGCTCACCGCGGACGTCTACGGCGCGTCGATCTTCGAGGCGTTCGCGACCGAGGGCGGCACCTCGCTCGAGGCGATGGGCGGCCTGAAGATCTTCGTCGATCGCAACAGCTACCTCGTGCTCGCGGGCGGCGGCGGCATTCCCGTCGGCGGCATCCTGCAGAGCGACGTGCGCGGCATGATCGGCTTCGTCTTCGAGCCGTCGATCGGCGACCGCGACGGCGACGGCCTGCGCGACGACGTCGACCAGTGCCCCGACGAGCCCGAGGACTTCGACGACTTCGGCGACGAGGACGGCTGCCCCGATCCCGACAACGATCGCGACGGCATCCTCGACGTGGACGACGAGTGCCCGATGGTCCCCGAGGACCGCGACGGCGACTCCGACGACGACGGCTGCCCCGAGGGCAACGAGGGCGATCGCGACGGCGACGGCATCCTCGACGCCGACGACCAGTGCCCCGACGATCCCGAGGATCGCGACGGCTTCCAGGACGAAGACGGCTGCCCCGATCCCGACAACGATCAGGACGGCATCCTCGACACCGACGACCTCTGCCCGAACGATCCCGAGGATCGCGACGGCTTCCAGGACGCCGACGGCTGCCCCGATCCCGACAACGACGTCGATCGCATCCTCGATCGCGACGACTCGTGCCCGAACGATCCCGAGACGTACAACGGCACCGAGGACGACGACGGCTGCCCCGATCGCGGCACCGTCGTGATCGAGGAGAACTCGATCATCATCCTCGAGAAGATCTACTTCGAGACGGACAGCGCGCAGATCCAGTCGCGCAGCTTCCCGATCATCGACGCGGTCGCCGCGACGCTCATCGGCAACCCGCACATCACGCTCGTCGAGATCCAGGGTCACGCCGACGAGCGCGGCGACGACGAGTACAACCTCCGCCTCACGTCGGATCGCGCCGCGGCGGTCGTCGAGGCGCTGGTGCAGCGTGGCGTCGCGCGCGATCGTCTGCGCAGCGGCGGCTACGGTGAGCGCTGCCCCGTCGATCCGCGCCACAGCGCGGAGGCGTGGGAGCAGAACCGTCGCGTCGAGTTCAAGATCATCCGCACCGCGGATGGCCCGACCGGCGTCGAGGTCGCGTGCCCGGCGGGTCGCGACCTGATCCCGCACTGA
- a CDS encoding site-2 protease family protein, which translates to MSEIARTWWAEWRVPLALIVLTFVSTLWAGALMGGSDPWERPLELIAGWDFALPLMAILLAHELGHYVVGRMHRVDISPPFFIPMPPTYFLLGTMGAVIRMRGVIRDRNALLDVGAAGPLAGMAVALPVLIYGIATSPVQPLPESGGMLIEGRSIFYLALLYALKGPIPAGHDIMLSSTAFAGWAGLLVTMMNLLPFGQLDGGHIAYALLGKTQDRIARGVLVVLPFVAIATGLFYAVPLLAAGERGDPLIGAALAGVSWLVWFFVLGLMSWLSGIDHPPFEPGTLTPARRVVAIGCLVLFVLLFMPSWMRAG; encoded by the coding sequence GTGAGCGAGATCGCGCGGACGTGGTGGGCGGAGTGGCGCGTGCCGCTCGCGCTGATCGTGCTGACGTTCGTGTCGACGCTCTGGGCGGGCGCGCTGATGGGCGGCAGCGATCCCTGGGAGCGCCCGCTCGAGCTGATCGCGGGATGGGACTTCGCGCTGCCGCTGATGGCGATCCTGCTGGCGCACGAGCTCGGCCACTACGTCGTCGGGCGGATGCACCGGGTCGACATCTCGCCGCCGTTCTTCATCCCGATGCCGCCGACGTACTTCCTGCTCGGCACGATGGGCGCGGTGATCCGGATGCGCGGCGTGATCCGCGATCGCAACGCGCTGCTCGACGTGGGCGCGGCGGGGCCGCTCGCCGGGATGGCGGTCGCGCTGCCGGTCTTGATCTACGGGATCGCGACGTCGCCGGTGCAGCCGCTTCCGGAGAGCGGCGGGATGCTGATCGAGGGGCGCTCGATCTTCTACCTCGCGCTGCTCTACGCGCTGAAGGGCCCGATCCCCGCGGGCCACGACATCATGCTCTCGTCGACCGCGTTCGCCGGATGGGCGGGGCTGCTGGTCACGATGATGAACCTCCTGCCGTTCGGGCAGCTCGACGGCGGGCACATCGCCTACGCGCTGCTCGGCAAGACGCAGGACCGGATCGCGCGCGGGGTGCTCGTGGTGCTGCCCTTCGTCGCGATCGCGACCGGGCTCTTCTACGCGGTCCCGCTCCTCGCGGCGGGCGAGCGCGGGGATCCGCTGATCGGCGCGGCGCTCGCGGGCGTGAGCTGGCTCGTGTGGTTCTTCGTGCTCGGGCTGATGTCGTGGCTCTCGGGGATCGATCATCCGCCGTTCGAGCCGGGCACGCTGACGCCGGCGCGGCGGGTGGTGGCGATCGGGTGCCTCGTGCTCTTCGTGCTGCTCTTCATGCCGTCGTGGATGCGCGCCGGCTGA
- the sctL gene encoding type III secretion system stator protein SctL, whose amino-acid sequence MSRVIRGPGVPPRVVPAEVVDARAEAERIVEAARREAEALVEGARAECERLRAEARAEGAASGLAQAAALLVEARRARDGALVGIERDAQTLALAAAERIVGEALTIDPSRVITIVRDVIARARRARAIELRVHPEDARVLDGAIDAGVRVIEDASITRGGCVMRSELGTVDARVEVRIDAMARMLGCERP is encoded by the coding sequence ATGTCGCGGGTGATCCGAGGGCCGGGCGTGCCGCCGCGCGTGGTGCCCGCCGAGGTGGTGGACGCGCGCGCCGAGGCCGAGCGCATCGTCGAGGCGGCGCGGCGCGAGGCGGAGGCGCTGGTCGAGGGCGCGCGCGCGGAGTGCGAGCGGCTGCGCGCCGAGGCGCGGGCCGAGGGCGCGGCGAGCGGGCTCGCGCAGGCGGCGGCGCTGCTGGTGGAGGCGCGTCGGGCGCGCGACGGCGCGCTGGTGGGGATCGAGCGCGACGCCCAGACGCTTGCGCTCGCGGCGGCGGAGCGGATCGTCGGTGAGGCGCTCACGATCGATCCGTCGCGGGTGATCACGATCGTGCGCGACGTGATCGCGCGAGCGCGAAGGGCCCGCGCGATCGAGCTGCGGGTGCACCCCGAGGACGCGCGGGTGCTCGACGGAGCGATCGACGCCGGAGTGCGAGTGATCGAGGACGCGTCGATCACGCGCGGCGGGTGCGTGATGCGCAGCGAGCTCGGCACCGTGGACGCGCGGGTGGAAGTGCGGATCGACGCGATGGCGCGGATGCTCGGGTGCGAGCGCCCGTGA